GATTTGTGCACATGTTCCTTATGTACGAGAATTTTGTTATTATGCCTGATCAGGTAagtttaaaacatacatttgttttgtttgtagagTAGTCTTTGTCACTCTCTAAAGTTGTGTAGGTCTGTCTATATTTAGTATTAAACTCTTCAGATGGTTCCTATTgcttacattatttaatataaattgtgcAGAATGTACTGCTTTTTCTTGTCTTTTTCTCCAATTTGTATTAGTTGCATTCTAGCGGTCTAGGTAAAAGTTTTCTTGCTCGATCTATTCCCCATTGTAATATTACGTACCAACTGAAAGGCGTAATTAGTGAACGTAAATTTCTTCtagatgttttaaatttatttttgttatgaagaTTCATAAATTGtacagattttaaaaatctttgttaTTGCAGGATCGTGAGTCGTGGTTATCGGCGCGAGAGTCAATGGTAAACTTCGACAAAGCGTCATTTCTTTCCGACCAACCTCAACGACATCGACCGTTCCTGTCGCGATTCCTGGAGACCCAAATGTTTGCGACGCTCATCGACAATAAAATTATGGGTAACTGGGGAGAGTACGACGCCAACCTGCAGGTCTTCGAACATCGAATCAAAGCTGTCAGGTATgcgtatttttctttttgtaggCATGTAGATTAATAGCATGGGAATTCGGGATCGGAAcgattttgaatgaaataatgGTATCGGCACCGACCGGAAAGACGCCACCGCATACTAACGTCACTCAACCGGGAGActaggtttcatcacgatagTCTCGGGTCGATTCATTTTCGTTATCGTCACGATCACTCTCGGTCGATTTCGTCGCCACCACGGAGTCAAGTACGCATCGTCCCCGAGCGCCGCGCCGGCTCGGGGCCGGGCCACTGGGGAGTAAGGCAGAGGTGTGTTTCAGGCGGCGCATCGGCGAGGGCGGGCTGACGCGCGGCTACAGCGTgtgggcgggcggcgcgggcgcgggcgcggcgccgggcgCCGAGCTGGAGGTGGGCGCGCCGGCCGAGCGCCTGCCGCACCGCGCCGCCTACTACCGCGCCTTCCCCGCGCGCCTCGACGCGCACGCGCTCGcgcgcccgcccgcgcccgACACCAGGTGCGCCCCGTGACCGCCACCCGCCACCCCGCGACCCCCCGCGACTCCCACCTGCGACACCTCCCGAGAACGAAACGTCATTCGAACGCGCACGTTCCGATCATCATATTAAAAATACCGCACGTGGTCGATTCGTCGATTGCGAGTTCTAATGATGGCGAGTTCTCGTCGTTTTCGAAACCTAGAATCGCTCTAATATAACGAGCCGGGTGACGTCGCCCGCCATCCGTGAAGTTCGCCCGGGCCGCTTCGATCGCTAACCTCGACTGCGGCTTCGTGTATCGAGTATCTATATATTTCTTGTTTGTGCGTTGTGTATCAGTAATGTTTGTGCCGCTGCTGCCGAGGCTTGCATGTTGCCCTGAACTCGATGTGCACCGAGATAACATTTTAATACGATAAGTAATTAGTTACTTAGTTCAATTATACTAAGTTAAAATGTCTCACTAACTAATCGTATGAGTCGCTGCCTAAAGTATGAAAAATTAGCatcatacattacatacaaagTCGTAGAGACGATTTCTAtgatctaattattatttgatttaatatgtTTGTCTAATGATAATTTGAGGTATAAATTCAAAATACCTATTAACTTTGCTACCAGTTCTTTGGCTATATTAGTACATACTACTTGTACTACGATAATATCATTGTATTTATTAACGAAGATAGGAATTGTTGACTCGGtgagcataataataattataaattttagttgaccatttttttatgaCTGAAAATTTATTATGACTTGCTTTTATCAGCATGTGACTGTAAAGtctattaaatgtatttttttataatttagaattttcCCTAACCATACCAGGTAGTACATTGATGTAACTGTTATGCTTCTTAAATTTTTGCTTCCATTATTTGTTAACTTGAATGCCAAATGTCATTTGGTGCCGAAGCGAAtctcaaatagttgttttacttagtatatttgtaataaattgtgcCAGAAATAGTGATTTTCTGCATGTGATACCTACAGTTCTCGATagcaaaaaatgaaaaaaatatgcatactATTTATTGTCACAAGGATCTATTTGTAATTGTGCTTAACATATTGCATTATGGAATGCCTCAAATAGATatcctttttatattatttatattttgcgaaatatatttaaatgcatgTTTACTTGATATTACTAAGTACCTTATTCTAGTTTGTAGAACagaaaatatcattattatactaataacCCGGCTTAAagattttacaattatttttatatgtttacctCATTGAATAcatgtgtattatatttaatgaactGTTGGAACGTAAGAagtaaaactaaacattaatttttcaatcACATCTATGTTAGACATAGACTAGAATTTTCAATGGGTCACCTACATAATTCCTTTTCCATTAAATCACTCTGCTGATGTATCAAATAAGATGgtagaacatttattttagagTCAAGTTTTTATCACCATAGAGAATCTAGCGATTTAGATAAACTTAACAGTTGTTGTTACTCAATCATTTATCATCATATATTCATTATAACAAACCCCTTTCATCTCCAGAgaatttattcaatattatattatagaaaatcttatttaatcaataagcaaattttacaaatacatactATATGTATTCTTAGCTCGAGTGTAGCGAACATTCAGCCAAGTCGTAGCTTGGTATTGattatttcttttgaaaataaaacgctcatattaaaacgaattttaaattaagattattaaacattcaatgaaattaattagtattattaagAGTATACATTTTTACTTGTAGTATCTTATTTTTATACCCACATCTTTGAGTATGTAAAGATCAAAGATCTGTTGAAATTCTTTTAATATCgacttaaaatatcttaatagtTATGTTGGAATTTATTGCCTATAATGTTATCACGTATGATGTATATGTCGTTGCCAGATGGTAGAATTGATCTGTGACTgatctttttataaaattattaaacgccatagttaaattattacgttatgaaattattatatatccATTTTACAATGCAGCCAAATTCAAGGTATGAAAgctgaattttaataaacatcaaGTTCGTCAAcatatgatttttataatatcgaTTGCAGATTAAATGTGGGATGATGGAATAAATCTTAAGATTTGATTCATATAATCTGGTAAACATGTGCACGATCATCTTTCCTAATATCAAGATTGTTTTATCTATATTCATCCATTGCATTAAAAAGATGGTAGCTATGTtgcatttcaaaacaaaataaaaccagaGTGTCAtgcgtaaaaaatatctatctattTTATTGCATAGTCGTTTAAGTTTGactttttcataaataattgtgcCTTTATCTATTCATATCGTTAATCACTGATATCATTGATTGATCTGTTCGAACCACATCCTAATATGTGACCACTGGTCCACatcgtgaaatattttttacaggatATAATAGTCACATCATGATGATCGACTCTATGATCTGACTTCGACATAATACACGtgcattttgtattatttatgaatgttgTGATATTCAGTTTGTTGTACTTTAAGTGCATGATTTGTTGATGTTGCATGCAGTATAAAATACGTTCATGTAATATGTGATTTTATAGTGgagtttatgtatgttttagtGTGATACTCAGAAACTGTATTATCTCATTCTATTTATTCATCCCAATGTgctcataatataattttaacatagaagataaaataattttaagaatataatatgaCACTTTGTAAACGATCTTCATTCTAAAGTTAGGCATCTACTTTATAAAGCAactattattttacacattgaTGTaggtttattatgtaaataaacaaatataaaataaagttatttatatgtCAGTATGcgtattttgaatatttgtgaACCTTGTCCATTATTTTTTAGTTGTACatactgaataaaaaatgtGCGCATTCTAAATCAAGGTTTAGTGcttaaattttgtatattatgtagtatGATTTATTTAACATGCCTTTGTTAGAACCCAAACTTTCAAAGGCGTTAAATACAAAGATAAACCATCTATCTTATATCCACATTATCCATGCAACCTCTGCACATAAGGTTGTATTTACACATAAACCGAATCGCTTCTCGCTATGCTTTGTTTATACAGTAtcaaatatagttatttaagGCTCTTATTATAGACATACTTGTTACGGTTTCAGAACAAACAGTCTAAAGCGTATAAAGAACGCTAAATGGCAAGTAAAGGATTGTCCACCGGAACTGCTATTGGGCGACATAAGCAGAAGACTGTCCACAGAAGTAACTCCTGCTGCTATCGCACAAAACAATCGCGCGTTCGTTGAGAAACTCCttaaggtatttttatattatattttacaaattcttaCTGGCCTATGCTACCAATACCAACAAGTAATTTTGAGGGTTCTGTATTCAAAGAGAAAACATGTTGCCCTCCTTATCGCCGTGCAGGcgggtaaaaacggaaccccTATCACTCAGACTTCGCTGTATGTTTGTCTCTAGGTATAAAGCTGAAATTATACAAATGGTGTAATTTTgtcctaataaataaatactaaaaaacagaTAAATGTTTTAGAGTTTATTAATAATGGTACAAAACCCTTAGTGCGCGAGCAGAACTCACATTTAGCCAGTTTTTTAAATGGTTACCGCTACTTAAGAATTTTTGTTGAAGGAATGCAAAAGCAAAACGAAGAGAATGCTGCTCGAGAAAATGGGGACAGAAGAATCTGACCTAGGTTTGGGAGTGGAAGTGTCAGTAACGGGAGTGGAGGAAAGCACTATGATCGCTTCTTTATGTGACTTATTGGAGAGACTGTGGTCTCACGGGTTACAACATAAGATGGGCAAGTCTGCACTATGGATGCATCTCACGAATTATCAAGAATTGGAACAGTGCAGTAACTCTACTAAGCCTATAGACCCTAATTATCTTACACCTGGTAAATATActctttagttttattttatattgatgttaATAACCTAAGTTACAAAAGTAAAGTCTAATGTTACTAAACTTTGtttgttctttgttttttaaatgttaacatGTGAAGGCTAATACGAACTAACACTTGTATGTATAAGTTGTTCGTaaccaacataatattatatttgttgctTTAATACATGCAGCTTTGGCTTGGTGTGTGTTGCGCAAACGACTGGACTGTAAGTAATAACCTGCTTCAAATATATTAAaccaaattatttaacaaacttctatattttttcttaattctcTGCTATCTCTTTCTACCAATTGTTTACATACTTTCTACCAAGGAAACTGCAGTCTTTGGACTTTGGTGTTATGTAGTAGTTCTCGTagttactattgaaaatatacacatattCCCCAGTTATTTACTACACATATTCCCCAGTTATTTACTAAGCAATCACtatcagtatttttaaataacagtcTCATGTAATGcatatgtaacaaaataaaattcttttatcAGATTTATCATCAGTGGGTGCGGAAGTCGAAGCGCATCAGAGCACCAGTTCTGGCAATAGGTCCCGCGATAGTTCGCGAGGCGGATCCAGAGACAGTTCGAGAGATCGTCTTAGTAACTCGGGGACTTTAGAAAGAAAATCTTGTCCACCCCCAAATCCTTTGCGACCTTTGCCAGAAAGTCTTACTTTCGATATGAGGTGAGTAATCTAGcgtgatattattgtattatactcTATAACAAACGGACACTTTATATAAGTACATTCACGAGCTAAAATATATATACACTGGAACATTTTCactcaatttattttgaataaaaaatacaaaataattaaagctattacatttatcaacaataaatatacacatagattataattttttactattttcataaaGAAAACGCTGTTTAAAATATGACAGTGTGTACGTATTTTGCCCGACTATTTAAGAAATTgctctaaattaatattaccttACAGAAACGTTCAAGCAATGACCGATATCAAAACAGAGATTGGCTACGCTCGTGCTTGGGTGCGCTTATCTTTGGAGAAGAAACTGCTCTCGAAACATTTACGGGAGCTTCTAGCTGACACCACATTACTGCGCTCTCAATACAAAAGAACGGCTTTCCTCCGATCGGAAGAAGAAAGGGAGCAATTTTTGTATCATTTGCTGACTTTGAATGCGGTGGACTATTTTTGTTTCACCAACACTTATCCCACAACTAGTAAGTGCCGTTTTATGTCATGTTATATATTAAAGTTAATGTAATAATAAGTGTTCAGACTATTAATTGCTTAGATTATTAACTAACTAGTGACTAATATTTTGCAGAACTGCCATATCGCGTCCTCATCGTGCCATCGCGAAAAGCGAGCCAAACTACAGCAAACTGTTGGATATCAATATCTGGTGCTAACGGCGAATCCACACCTAAAATACCAATTCCACGCAATACTAATGAATTTGTTTTCCATGTGAGTCTTGCTtagtaaacttaattaaaacttctaaattaatgtttatcGAGCAGATCCTAAAATAATCTATTGTTATTGTAGCATAAAAACCTGGGAATACTGTCAACATTACGCATCGGTCACGATAACTCTGGACTTTCCCCGCGTTGGTTACTCGATCAAGTATTCGTAAGAAACGAAGTTACAGGACATACGTACACGTGAGTACATATCTGAATATAattcatagtattttaaatgCACGTACAAATATACAGCTTCTTATAACAGTTTTATGTCACAAAGCAAATTTTAAGACTTAAGgcgtaacccctccctcgtttggtaGGAGACCCTTACTCAGCAATGGGTGACGGTATTTTTTTCTGGGATAATATCGATGGACAATGATCATAAATCGTGTGTCAGGTTCCCGTGTAACCGCTGGCTGGGCACGGGCGTGGACGACGGGTCGACGGAGCGGCTGCTGGTGGCGGCGCGCGTCCGCAGCGGCGCCACGCCGCGctcgcccgcgccgcccgcgccgccgccgcacacGCCCACCACTACCCACCTCTCCACATCCACCATACAACACATGATAGGTAACCGACCCGTGTACCACGACCTGCGCGACAATATTGTCCGATTCGATATTCACTACTTCTTTAGTGATACGCTAGCAGCACGCTTATATGTTCTGATGTGATTGTGATACAGACGTTTAAGCGCGACCACGCTGAGAAATCGCTTATAAATGCTCAGTCCTCGATAGGATAAACGCTTAAATTTTACGCTTTACTTATTAATCCGACTGATCAAGAAAACTCCCTCCGGTGAATATCACCACACTCTTAGCATTTTTCCAAGGTTGCTGGAATCGCTTCCCTACGAAAACTGGATGCGGCTGAATAGTGAGTGATATTTGTACCGCGTTGGAAACTCGACTAGCGACATCGTTATAAGGTTAGAATGTCTTAACAGTTTGTTGCTACGGACTATCATCTTATCACCACTGCAAATTCTAGGCCCATTTTCCACGCAAAAATCTCTGCTTAGTGAAGGATTCATAGATTTATCTTGTCTGATACACGTGCCTTATAGATTAGCGAGGTTTCTAATCACTTTCTTGGTTTGGGTGTACTGTCTATGAAGTAGTCTCATACTGTGTTGCACAAAATTCATAATACCAACTGCACAACTATAGTAATTCCCTATTATAGCACTTTGGTGGCTGATTCTTGGAAAAAGCTATGTTCGATTCCGAATCTTCAAGTATCTTCACTCTTAATTTCTTCACAATCGGGTCAGCAATTTAGTCGTGAAAGCGTAACGGAGAAACCGGCATTGTGTATatcgtaaaagtatttttttattatgagagCTTCATTTTCATCTGATACATACATCTTCTCTATTACAGGCGACTGCGTGAATGCCATAGTCAAGTGGCACTATCAATCTAAGAGAGACAAAGATGCAAACTCGCTCAGTGTTCTGCTGTGCGGCGAGAACGGTCTTGTGAAATGTCTCGAACAAGCCTTCCTCTGCGGTTTCAAGTCTGTACGTTTGTTCGGAAAGAACCTGTTTATTTGGGATTATTTCGGTAAGTTTCAGGTCGTACTTGTTAACTGTATAACTATGCCATGATGTGGTTTTGAAATCAAGCATTTGTTTTGCCTGATACAGGCGCAAACAAAATAACTCgcaaataaaagttaataagtaaataaaaaccacGTAATGGGGCATTGACAAAATCTGAGGCTTAAAATAAGGTAATGAGTTTGAAGTCTAAATGGGGATTAATTACTTCGCTAAtggatttacaatatttctttacttGTCATTTGGCATACCTATAGTTTGAGTAACAgttgctttttttttacttttcttcaGCTAAAGTTAAGGACGAGTTCAAAATGAGCTTGTGTGACGAACAAACGACTCAAAACAACAAGAGCTGCGGTATGGCGTACAATTGCCGACAGGACCAGGAGCACAGAGCCATTTGGCGGTGCTACTGCCATCTAATGGACGAGATTAATTCAGTTGGACGCACGCTTGGGAAAGACGGCAAATTCCAATTATTCATTTGCCTTTCTCTGCGGTAAGTAAACTCGTTTTTTTGCGATGCATAAATAGGCAGTTTATATATGCGCGGATCTACAATGGTGTATATTGCGTCGGTAGTGGCCCGGGCTTGGCCAAGCAATTGTTCCCGagttatttctttaataaattaccaGTGCCTGACCGTCAGCTAGTCGTTTGGGTAACGTCTCACCAAGCTGTAAGACGAGACGGGTGAAGTTTGTGCTGTGCAATCATTTGTACACTACAAATAAACTCAAATAGCTGGATTTAAAGAATCACGTTGCCAAATATTTGCAAGAATTatattgtagtaaaaaatacatcGAATAGGGTTTTAAAGggtataaaataacattgaagtatttatttttatttacagtgaACATTGGCTTCATCGAATGTTGGTGCCAATGTCGATGACACGTGTCACCGTCGAGATGTATGAAGAGCAGAGTTTCCTGCGCAAGCGTGGACTGTTAACATTCCTCAGACAAATACTCGAACCACTCGATGAATTTGACATCGTACTCGAAAACTCCCTCACTCAAggcatttaaatttatatttttaaaatatctatattttacaGATATGGTTAAACCAGTGTCAAAACAAATGAGACAGCTATTTGCCACTATTTTGTGaatttatacctaaatactCACTTAGTTACGTTTCCTATTTGATATTAGTGATCAGGGTCtgattattttgtagttttattgttaagtttCAAATGtgatgattattataattttgttatcttGCCAGCTGATcccaaagattttatttttatattggtgCTTATGAcataatagaataatttatttttttcttgggCAACTTGTTTATCACTTTATTCTACAAAAAGCT
Above is a window of Anticarsia gemmatalis isolate Benzon Research Colony breed Stoneville strain chromosome 7, ilAntGemm2 primary, whole genome shotgun sequence DNA encoding:
- the pns gene encoding DENN domain containing pinstripe isoform X1, translating into MSVSDLSVGCRFADYFAICGLDFDSGLEPDRLCGDNLHVSPLDRSYKGKILAHYPENISSNPFDEHAVCMLCLPAGLQFRTQKHSLEPKFHSFVVTRENASRYYGFSLIFYEEVRNRNICSAMHTLQAMYITELSSGQTPPGHRKAGGKESSRSLPRSFKLTPHTGAALTYYDIAKDKLYVAKSIALICQYPYVRVAQLFLENLFRSLPRQPGPGLSPESYVYNLLYEVPVPLPGQALRLYVPPSEPHLDPIPVVIRMPNLPDELPLLDYPLRVMFATLGVECVVQLFTCVLLEHQVLLRSSDYNKLMLVAECVVSLLLPFTWAHVYVPILPAPLYHFLDAPVPFVMGLHADSAAMSIGSNGPRSIALGSEAALCLVDIDKPEIQLPEELPIFPHRSPFIEELNHVLDKHQIQRPETEPTKLGVPINGTSYKHMSDSMSSSCTLPSGGLRRKHSYHDVLDWDESRPLNASPPASPTRRAPLRLEALQRIVDIVKRSGVNIDDVDADTVMPTTKKKILNDEDQYNEDIRFNAAIRETFLNRFVHMFLMYENFVIMPDQDRESWLSARESMVNFDKASFLSDQPQRHRPFLSRFLETQMFATLIDNKIMGNWGEYDANLQVFEHRIKAVRRRIGEGGLTRGYSVWAGGAGAGAAPGAELEVGAPAERLPHRAAYYRAFPARLDAHALARPPAPDTRTNSLKRIKNAKWQVKDCPPELLLGDISRRLSTEVTPAAIAQNNRAFVEKLLKECKSKTKRMLLEKMGTEESDLGLGVEVSVTGVEESTMIASLCDLLERLWSHGLQHKMGKSALWMHLTNYQELEQCSNSTKPIDPNYLTPALAWCVLRKRLDYLSSVGAEVEAHQSTSSGNRSRDSSRGGSRDSSRDRLSNSGTLERKSCPPPNPLRPLPESLTFDMRNVQAMTDIKTEIGYARAWVRLSLEKKLLSKHLRELLADTTLLRSQYKRTAFLRSEEEREQFLYHLLTLNAVDYFCFTNTYPTTKLPYRVLIVPSRKASQTTANCWISISGANGESTPKIPIPRNTNEFVFHHKNLGILSTLRIGHDNSGLSPRWLLDQVFVRNEVTGHTYTFPCNRWLGTGVDDGSTERLLVAARVRSGATPRSPAPPAPPPHTPTTTHLSTSTIQHMIGDCVNAIVKWHYQSKRDKDANSLSVLLCGENGLVKCLEQAFLCGFKSVRLFGKNLFIWDYFAKVKDEFKMSLCDEQTTQNNKSCGMAYNCRQDQEHRAIWRCYCHLMDEINSVGRTLGKDGKFQLFICLSLREHWLHRMLVPMSMTRVTVEMYEEQSFLRKRGLLTFLRQILEPLDEFDIVLENSLTQGI
- the pns gene encoding DENN domain containing pinstripe isoform X2, whose protein sequence is MSVSDLSVGCRFADYFAICGLDFDSGLEPDRLCGDNLHVSPLDRSYKGKILAHYPENISSNPFDEHAVCMLCLPAGLQFRTQKHSLEPKFHSFVVTRENASRYYGFSLIFYEEVRNRNICSAMHTLQAMYITELSSGQTPPGHRKAGGKESSRSLPRSFKLTPHTGAALTYYDIAKDKLYVAKSIALICQYPYVRVAQLFLENLFRSLPRQPGPGLSPESYVYNLLYEVPVPLPGQALRLYVPPSEPHLDPIPVVIRMPNLPDELPLLDYPLRVMFATLGVECVVQLFTCVLLEHQVLLRSSDYNKLMLVAECVVSLLLPFTWAHVYVPILPAPLYHFLDAPVPFVMGLHADSAAMSIGSNGPRSIALGSEAALCLVDIDKPEIQLPEELPIFPHRSPFIEELNHVLDKHQIQRPETEPTKLGVPINGTSYKHMSDSMSSSCTLPSGGLRRKHSYHDVLDWDESRPLNASPPASPTRRAPLRLEALQRIVDIVKRSGVNIDDVDADTVMPTTKKKILNDEDQYNEDIRFNAAIRETFLNRFVHMFLMYENFVIMPDQDRESWLSARESMVNFDKASFLSDQPQRHRPFLSRFLETQMFATLIDNKIMGNWGEYDANLQVFEHRIKAVRRRIGEGGLTRGYSVWAGGAGAGAAPGAELEVGAPAERLPHRAAYYRAFPARLDAHALARPPAPDTRTNSLKRIKNAKWQVKDCPPELLLGDISRRLSTEVTPAAIAQNNRAFVEKLLKECKSKTKRMLLEKMGTEESDLGLGVEVSVTGVEESTMIASLCDLLERLWSHGLQHKMGKSALWMHLTNYQELEQCSNSTKPIDPNYLTPDLSSVGAEVEAHQSTSSGNRSRDSSRGGSRDSSRDRLSNSGTLERKSCPPPNPLRPLPESLTFDMRNVQAMTDIKTEIGYARAWVRLSLEKKLLSKHLRELLADTTLLRSQYKRTAFLRSEEEREQFLYHLLTLNAVDYFCFTNTYPTTKLPYRVLIVPSRKASQTTANCWISISGANGESTPKIPIPRNTNEFVFHHKNLGILSTLRIGHDNSGLSPRWLLDQVFVRNEVTGHTYTFPCNRWLGTGVDDGSTERLLVAARVRSGATPRSPAPPAPPPHTPTTTHLSTSTIQHMIGDCVNAIVKWHYQSKRDKDANSLSVLLCGENGLVKCLEQAFLCGFKSVRLFGKNLFIWDYFAKVKDEFKMSLCDEQTTQNNKSCGMAYNCRQDQEHRAIWRCYCHLMDEINSVGRTLGKDGKFQLFICLSLREHWLHRMLVPMSMTRVTVEMYEEQSFLRKRGLLTFLRQILEPLDEFDIVLENSLTQGI
- the pns gene encoding DENN domain containing pinstripe isoform X3, producing MSVSDLSVGCRFADYFAICGLDFDSGLEPDRLCGDNLHVSPLDRSYKGKILAHYPENISSNPFDEHAVCMLCLPAGLQFRTQKHSLEPKFHSFVVTRENASRYYGFSLIFYEEVRNRNICSAMHTLQAMYITELSSGQTPPGHRKAGGKESSRSLPRSFKLTPHTGAALTYYDIAKDKLYVAKSIALICQYPYVRVAQLFLENLFRSLPRQPGPGLSPESYVYNLLYEVPVPLPGQALRLYVPPSEPHLDPIPVVIRMPNLPDELPLLDYPLRVMFATLGVECVVQLFTCVLLEHQVLLRSSDYNKLMLVAECVVSLLLPFTWAHVYVPILPAPLYHFLDAPVPFVMGLHADSAAMSIGSNGPRSIALGSEAALCLVDIDKPEIQLPEELPIFPHRSPFIEELNHVLDKHQIQRPETEPTKLGVPINGTSYKHMSDSMSSSCTLPSGGLRRKHSYHDVLDWDESRPLNASPPASPTRRAPLRLEALQRIVDIVKRSGVNIDDVDADTVMPTTKKKILNDEDQYNEDIRFNAAIRETFLNRFVHMFLMYENFVIMPDQDRESWLSARESMVNFDKASFLSDQPQRHRPFLSRFLETQMFATLIDNKIMGNWGEYDANLQVFEHRIKAVRTNSLKRIKNAKWQVKDCPPELLLGDISRRLSTEVTPAAIAQNNRAFVEKLLKECKSKTKRMLLEKMGTEESDLGLGVEVSVTGVEESTMIASLCDLLERLWSHGLQHKMGKSALWMHLTNYQELEQCSNSTKPIDPNYLTPALAWCVLRKRLDYLSSVGAEVEAHQSTSSGNRSRDSSRGGSRDSSRDRLSNSGTLERKSCPPPNPLRPLPESLTFDMRNVQAMTDIKTEIGYARAWVRLSLEKKLLSKHLRELLADTTLLRSQYKRTAFLRSEEEREQFLYHLLTLNAVDYFCFTNTYPTTKLPYRVLIVPSRKASQTTANCWISISGANGESTPKIPIPRNTNEFVFHHKNLGILSTLRIGHDNSGLSPRWLLDQVFVRNEVTGHTYTFPCNRWLGTGVDDGSTERLLVAARVRSGATPRSPAPPAPPPHTPTTTHLSTSTIQHMIGDCVNAIVKWHYQSKRDKDANSLSVLLCGENGLVKCLEQAFLCGFKSVRLFGKNLFIWDYFAKVKDEFKMSLCDEQTTQNNKSCGMAYNCRQDQEHRAIWRCYCHLMDEINSVGRTLGKDGKFQLFICLSLREHWLHRMLVPMSMTRVTVEMYEEQSFLRKRGLLTFLRQILEPLDEFDIVLENSLTQGI